The proteins below are encoded in one region of Oligoflexus sp.:
- a CDS encoding DUF1844 domain-containing protein encodes MANESEVDFSGLILGFCSAALSYMGIGPERVSRNMLLARQNIDILELLAKKTKGNLTEEEDKLMQEVLHDLRLKFVEASRQG; translated from the coding sequence ATGGCAAATGAATCTGAAGTTGATTTCTCTGGTTTGATTCTGGGTTTCTGCTCGGCAGCGCTTTCCTACATGGGCATCGGCCCCGAGAGAGTCAGCCGCAATATGCTGCTCGCGCGGCAGAATATAGATATTTTGGAACTTTTGGCCAAAAAAACCAAAGGCAACCTTACCGAGGAAGAGGACAAGCTGATGCAGGAAGTTCTGCACGATCTGCGCCTCAAGTTCGTCGAAGCCAGCCGCCAAGGCTAA